CTTTACACACTGTTATAGGCGCAACATGACGTCAGTGAAAGCAGAAAACATTAAATACTCAACAAATcgggcagcctctgtggagagggaaaaatagagttaacattttcagACTTGAGCAAACAGCTTGAGTTTCAAAAGAGGAAGGAATGGCCAAGGAAGCTGAGAATGTCCACAATCTGTAACTTATAAGGCTTTGGGCTATGTTCTACAGTATCTGTTGAAATCCTGAAGGATATTAATATTATTTATAATGAATGTTTTTCTTTAGATAATCAGAATGCTACAGAAGTCACATCTGTCCCTTCAACAAACCAGGAAACTCAACATGGTAATAATAAGTAGGCAATGGCCTCTGATTTCTCATTATTCTCTCATGCTGTTTCACACTTAAtcatcaaggagaaagtgaggactgcagatactggagatcagagctgaaaatgtgttgctggaaaagcgcagcaggtcaggcagcatccaaggaacaggagaatcgacgtttcgggcatcagcccttcttcaggaaaaggaagaagggctgatgcccgaaacgtcgattctcctgctccttggatgctgcctgacctgctgcgcttttccagcaacacattttcagctcacactTAATCACCTCAGAGCGCTATCTCCTTGAACCAAGTGTCAACTAGGAACTTGAATTATCTGAGTTTTTGTAATTTCTCTCCCAAAGATGTATATTCCAGCCCTGTCATTGTCCCCAATGTTTTTAACTAATTCACTGCttttaacaatttttttttaatttctgaaTTCTTGGTAAAGAGCTAAGGACTGTGCAACAGAACAATACAAATACAGGCGAAAATTCAACTTCACCAACAAAAGGTAAATCTAATACCTGGCTTCAAAATGTTGACAGAATAAGACATAGAAGGTGAagaaagaaagatttgcatttctATAGCACCTTTTGGTGACAGCTGAGGATATCCGATTTCTTCATAACTCAAAGCACATCAAAGCACTAAACTACGAATGAAATATCTTCACTGTCATAATTACTTTTCTTCATTTCGTGGGATGTGTGCCTTGCTGGTAAGATcaacatttgttgtccatccctaattgcccctgaacTAAATCGCTTGCATTTAAGAGTTAactacattgctatgggtctggagtcacacatagagtCATAAGGTCATACatgggccagactgggtaaggttGGCTGATCTCCCTCCCTAAATTGTCATTAGTAATGTAGGAAATGTAGTCACTGACATGGGCACAGCAAGCTGCTACGAAAAAACAATGTGACCATGATAATCCGTTCGTGTGATATTGATCAAGGCAGATGTTGGTCAGGAAACTGGAGATAATTTACCTGCTCTTCTTTAAAGCAGTATCATGTGTTCTATCAGACTCACCTCAGCAGTTAACACTGAGTCTTAGTTTTGACAATGCATCCAAAAAGATGTATCTCTGATAGTGCACTATTCCCTAAACATTAGGGTGGAATTTTGCactgagtcctggagtgggacttgaaccctaaGATCTGGCACTCAGCAACATGAGGACCAGCAATTGAAACATAGCCAGCATAGAAATTGATTTTGCAGTGACAGAACTgcaaacagagacacagttaggGATAACTGAAATTGAATTCTTATCATTTGTATCATGATGAAATatctatccctcaatcaacatcaatACCACCAACTATCTGGTGTTGCAATTTGTGGAACATGATGTGCACAAATTATCTACTGTGTTTCCACAGCAACTACATAAGGTTATGAAAAGTGTGAATACAGATCTAAGTTTTTTCATTTACCATATTACAGCAGCATTAAAAAAACAGTTAAATAAAACCATGCAAACATCTAGTTGCAAACAGGCCTTCAAAAAGGTTTTCATCTATTTGTTATCTATTCAGTTTGTAAATTGCTTCTGTAGAAAACGTGGGCACGTTCTAAGCTTTACAGCATTTGAGAATTATCACACTCAAGGATCAATATGCTAAAACCCTACCATTCGATGTGATGAAAGGGTCTGTGAAATGTTACTGAAATGGTTGCCGGATCATTTTTCACACTTAGACAAAACCTATCGGTTAAAAAAACCTTAATACAGCTTTAACAAGACAATGCATGTTTGTTGAACCTTTGCAAACCAGTTCACTATATCAAGGTTTGTgtcaaggtttgtagctcaggtactGGTTGCCGTGGTTGTGGGTATGGTCACTGAGCTGGGAAATTGATTTGCACAAGTTTCGtgccctgtctgggtgacatcctcagtgctgtggaacctcctgctgtactgtgtcttctggaattttagAAGAttgtgaacatacccacaaccacaaCAGTTCACGGTGTCTTTCACAAGGACAGCTATGGAGTAAGAAGATGCAAAAGGCAGATTTTCAACATTTTTACACTTTCACTGTTCTTTATTTAAGTAGGCTTAAAACAATTAGAAATAAGTCAAAGACTGCAATGAGCTgataggagttgggagttcatgaaGGAATATGTCCTCCCAGAGCTGGTAACCAGATCTGGTTAAATCTCTCTTGCTTTATTTCATACCTGACATCAATGAGTCATCTTCAATACTttctcttccctcacctcatGCTCCAATTGTGGTCTTTTCATCTTCATTCTTTAAATGCTTTGTCTTCGTTTTTATTCTGGTATTTGGGAAAGGCCAGGATGAACATGAATGGCTAAATCTGTCAATCTCATGGGTAGCTGCTGGACAAAGTATTGCACCCCTTCACAGCACCATCAGCAAGTGTGCTTTCAGCTGCCTAGATCCTAAGTCCTTGAATTCATTTTCCaaagctctctctgtctctgtgtctgtctgtctctctctctctcacacacacacacacacaaacacacacagagacacacacacacctccattaACCTGCTTGTTAAAATAATCTGTGTTACAAAGCTATTGGTCTGCTGACCATGCTCAGTCCCAAATTTTCTTCGATAATGTTGCTCTGAAGGACCTTAAGACCTGTTAGAAAACTAAAGATAAGACCATAAATACAAGCTGTTAAAGTTGCATGAGCGAGATGGAAAAATGGTGAAGAAAATTTGGCTTGTTCAGACGAATACAATTTTCATGGACAAAAATATAAAGCATCCTTTAGTCTCTTTCACTAGACCTTGAAACAACTGAATTCATCAGGGCATCATGCAGTAACATCTCACTCTGTACACAGGTGACACAAATGCATCCTTCCACATAATATATGTTGGAATTGGGTTTGGCATTTCGGGATTCATCATTTTGCTCATCGTATTAATTACATGTTTAAAACACAAACCAAGTGCTGCAGGTCTGCACAGGTAAGCTTCAAATAGCATTTAATGACGTATAATATTTTGTtgttaatgattttttttctaattAAAATATATCTACAGGAGGCTGGATATTCTTTCTGACTTGAAAATTCATTCGTCCAACTGCTTATCAAATGTGATGCACTGGGCTCATTCGGCCATAAATAAGATGCCCTCAGTAAattatgtggaggtgctggtgttggactagggtggacaaagtaaaaaatcacacaacaccaggttatagtccaacgggtttatttggaagcactggcttttgaggccctgccccttcatcaggtggttgtggagcaggaccataagacacagaatttatagcaaacgagTTACAGTGTCATGTGGCTGAAATATATGAAACAAacttagattaagtctttcatcttttagaatgggtttgctagtttcaatatgtaaatcccagaattccttttacatcaccttctcaagataacttcagATTTTGTAACAAAAGGTGTCATACTGTAAATCCCattttagaaatagaaccagtctgactcaagatggggacacagacagactttaatctCACACCTAcaatgcattgtctgaactgagatgacacCTTTTGTTAGAAAATCTGAAGTTATTTTGAGAATGTGATTTAAAAGGAGTTCttgaatttacatattaatgaactgaaactaggaaacccattctaaaagaaaaAAGGATTAATTTAAGTTTGTTTAATATACTCCAGCCAacatgacactgtaaccttttgctataaattctgtgttttatggtcctgctccacaaccatctgatgaaaagGGTGCGCCTCAAAACCTTGTACTTCtgaaaaaacctgttggactataaccccgtgttgtgtgatttttaactcagtcaGTAAATGAGTTATATGTTGGATTTTCACCAAACGTTTCCCTCATTGATGAAAGTGTCTCACCTTGGATACAATACCAAAACCTTACTGTACTCTCCCATCTCCCACTAAGTTCCACATGCTTGCTGACCAACATGGGTTCACAAAACTCTGaaattttcaaatccctccaaggCTTCACTACTCCTCATTTTTGTAACTACTTTAGGGAACAAGATCTCAGTAGCTGATGTCCAATTCCAACCTCCTGAGCATTCCTGATTTTAATTACTCTACCAATCACCTTCAGCTGGACAGGCTCTGCAATTCACTCCTTCTGTAGCAATCTCTCTACCTACCTCTCTTCCTTCACAAGACATTCCTTGAAATCCACTGTTGTACAAGTTAATGTTCTGAGAGGATTAATGTTTGTGCTACGGTGGCTTCACCCATTCAATTGAAGTCATATACAGTGTATGAGTAAAGGAAAAGAGTTTTCAGAGGGAGCAGATGTATTTGTATCAGCTCCCTAATAATTATTCCTGACCAAATGTAGTTGTACTTGCTACCATGTAATAATCCTTCTATTATCAAAGAATAGTCCCTCTTCTGCAAATACTCTACAGTGAAGTATCCTCTACCACTGATCACTGGATAGATGAGACATGAGACAGACCAATGCCAAAGGTGGAATGTGGCAGTGAACTACCCCAAACAGCCCTTACCCAGTGCCACAAACTGGTTGAGGTGGCAAACAGGAGGTGCCAGTAGTGGTCATGTGGAAAAATATCATACCTCCTTTTTCACTATATACCTCCTTGTCAAatttgggaaaaagtgaggactgcagatgctggagatcagagtcgagagtggggtgttggaaaagcacagcaggtcaggcagcacccaaggagcaggagaatcgacatttcggacataagtctttaatcaggaaagaaattcctgctccttggatgctgcctgacctgctgtactttttcagcaCCCCACTTTTGActggtgtcaaattttgtttgctaCTACTCTTGAGAAGCAGCATGGCATGTTTTACTGTGTTAAAGGTGCATATTGTGGGTGTAGAAAATATTGTAGTTACTTTTTCCAGTTATAACACTTTTTCTTCTTTTTGTAGTCTACAAATCTAAACATTAGATACAGAACTAATGTAGAGTGCTCATTTCATGTAAACTAGATCTTCTAAACATTTCTCAGTCTTAACCTCAATTACCTTTTTAGCTTTGGACTTCAACTGCAGTGTTTGAGATTTGAGATTAGATGACTATCTTTTCTCTGAGAAGTCACAAGAGTATAAATAAATGTTAAATTCAGTACAGCTGGTTTCATTACAGTTAAAGTCATAACGATAAAAGTACCaagaaaaatattttaaataatCATACGGTCAAATCATCCCACACTGTGAAATATTACAgcactctgcagagagagaaaatatgGGAACAATTTGCTAATTTTATAATCTCTCAAAACTTCCTCCTGCTCACCAGTATTTCTTGATAGTATATAGAATGCAGAGTAAAAAAGATAAAGTTCTCACCCTATCgttttgacattttttttgcTGCAGATCTAGGGCAGTGATGAATACTGCACAACAATCAGAAGATTTCTCATTTCAGGTAAAAAAATGAGTCCTTTAATACATTTTTATGAAATAATAAAACATTCCTACTTGCATACTCAATAGGTTTTTCTCCATATTAGTTCTGAGATTTGTTTTTACAAGGGATTTTAACTGAATGGTGGTATAAGAATTAAGAGCACGGATTAAAACGTGTCCCCATTTTTATCTTTGAAACTTGACTTTCAAACTCAGTCGGCCACTGGCTTCTTGCAAAGCCAGAATAATTGAAAAATCTAAAGCTTCAAGTATTCATCATGAAATTTGGAGATGTTGTGAAATCAAAATGCATGCTATGACTGACAAACTCTGCTGAAAAACAAAAAACAatttttccaaatctcccatctCATGTTTCACCCCAATCTCACCACCAGAACCAAAAGCTGTTTAAACCTTGAGTCTTGTCTGCCATATAATGAGACAGTGACTGGTCTGTAACATAATGCCAAATTCCTATCATTTCCTCACATTCCTCAATACCTTTGGATAACAAAAGTCAgatatttttaaatttattcttTTTTTGCACTGGTGGAAAAGCTTCCCCAATATTTATCTTCCAAGGAATGGAGAAGTGTTCCATTGTGAAAGTTCTAGTTCTACTTTTTACACTATGGCCAAACATCCAAGACCCCACCCATCAAAAATAGCTTTTCTTTATCTTCATGATCTACTTACTTTAATATCGTGGAAATCTCATTCAAAGCATACCTTAACCATTTAAATTCCAGGTAGTAAAAGTTCAGTTCACATTATCTCTCCTTGTAGTTGAAACTAATTTAGGAGAAAAGGTATCATTCCAATAAATATCTCCTCCAAGGTGAGTATATTCTTCCTGAGGTGTGATGCCCAGAACTCTGCACTCTAGTTGTGATCAAaccatttgtttcattgaagaatTACTCCTATCCATTGGAATCTAGTCCAGTTCAGATACAAAGgtgggatggtggctcagtggttagcactgttgcctcacagcaccagggaaccggTTTTAAGTCCAGCCTTGGGGGATGTGCGGAGTTTACATATTCTTCTTGTGTCTGCTTGGGATCTGTCCCAtattccaaaggtgtgcagattaggtgctAAATTTTCTGTAGTATCtcaggatgtgtaggctaggtgggttaaccatgctgaatgcagggttacagtatAGGTTGGGgcctgagtctgggtgggatgctttcaaAGGGTTGGTACAGATTCAATAGGCCAGATAGCActttggggattctatgattctaaggccACCACTCCATTAGCTTGTATGAGCACAAAGATACAACTGGTACACAATCCAGAGTCACTGCAAAATGGTCATTCTTCTCACAAAGGGCTGTGAATCTTTAGAGTTTTCTACCCCAGACGACTGTGGGTGCTACATTGTCAAGTTTAGTCAGTATGGAGGTATTGGGTATTCATGGAATGGTACTGTAATGGGTCGGAAAATTAAATTGATGTAGAATTTGTGGTAAACATATTGAATAAGAGAGCAAATTAAAGGGATCACTTAGCTCAAGCCTGTGTATATTTCTTATGATCTTGTTCAGGAATGACAAAGCATTTCACATGTGTGATTAAACTCAGACAATTCAACAAAATTCCATAGAAAGTAAGAACCTAAAATTTATTAGCTATCAGATAAAATACTGTATAATTAGCGAGtcttgtgaagatttgtagctctggttgaggttctggatgtaggtttgctcgctgagctggaaggctaaTTTTCACTTGGTAAATGAGTCATACATTGGATTTTCACCAAACGTTTCCCTCATTAAGAAAATATCCTGACGGAAGTGTcttagctcagcgagcaaacctacatccagaataacAGTATAATGTCTTGCGAGTTTGTAATTGTAGGGGTAAGATTCACTGATAAACTACAGGAGTGTCATACTGGCAGTGTCTCACCTTTGTCGCAATTCAGACAGGCAATATCTCCGACTCTAATTTCTATCGATTTAGTCAAAATTggtttttggaaaattaaaacttgaactttgtcacttctttaaCAGGTCATGAAAGTTTATTTGTTGTTAATATTATTTGGGAAGTAGGTTCCGAAGCAGAGTTAAAAAAGATTTTGGATTCAGTGATGTGGATTCCTGATTTATTCTattaaaaaaaagtacaaaaaTAATTTGGAATAGTGAGATAAAGACAGTCTTTCTAAGAAATCATGTCACTTAACTGTACATGTGATGGTGAAGCCATACccagagtattgcatacagttttgatccctgtatttaagaaaggatgtactggcattaGTGGCCTTTCAAAGGAGCTCACTCAACTGATTCTATGGTGAAGGGATTAATTTATCAAGAACAGCTAAACAAGTTAAGCCTTTATACATTCTagcatttaaaagaatgaggggcaattttattgaaaaatacaagatTCTGatgggaaacaaaaacagaaattgctggaaaagctcatcaggtctAGCCCCATCAATGGGGCTTGACAGGTAGATGTTTAAAAGATGTTCCCACTGGTGGGGGAAATCTCAAACTAGAGGATATATTCACAGGTTATGGGAGAACCCTTTTACAACTGAGATGAAAATGAGAAAGAGTGTCTTCTTCCAGAGGGTAATGATTGTCTGGCATTCTCTGCCCCAGAGAGTTGCGGAGACTTGATCACTACAAATATTTAAAGAAGACACTGTTTTGAAATATCGGCAAGTTGATGGCTATGCAGAGCTGGCATGAaaaggagatcagccatgatcttgttgaatgacaGGGAAAGCTTGAGGGACCGAATGTCCGTCTACTCCTATTTTATggtggcgcggtggctcagtggttagcactgctgcctcacaatgccaggttcaaagccaggttcgattccagccccagacgactgtctgtgtggagtttgcacattctccccgtgtctgcgtggtccagttcctccgggtgctccagtttcctcccacagtccaaagatgtgcaggttagatgaattggccatgctaaattgcccatagtgttcaaagattgtagggtaggtgcattagtcaggggtaaatatagggtaggggaaggggtctgggtgggttgctcttcgaagggtcggtgtggacatgctgggccgaagggcttgataccacactgtagggattctattacgAGAGaacttatagaggattataaaatcatgaagggcatggataggataagtagacaaggtctcttcccgGGGTGGAGGTGTCTTgagctggagggcataggtttagggtgagaggtgaaagatataaaagagacctaaggggcaacttttcacgcagcgggtggtacatgtgtggaataagctgccagaggaagtggtggaggctagtacaattacatcatttaaaaggtacctggatgTGTAAATGAATGGAAAGGGTTTGGATGGACATaggtcgggtgctggcaagtggggctagattagattgggatatctggttggcgtgggtGAGTTTGACGAGTCTGTcactgtgttgtacatctctatgactctaagttaaaTGACTAGCAAGCTACTTGGTAAAATAATTGCTGTGTATTATTTATGAAGTATAACTCTTATGACCTACAGAAAGCAAACTAATGGTCTAGCAAGCCACACTTGTCCAATATTACCATCGTAACAAATATTTATTATTAATTCTATTGTAGTTTTGATGGCCAGTGTGATTTTAAGCTTGAGGGGTCATGGATTATCCCAGATTTGTTTTGTATTAATTGAGTTATAGTGCTGTATGAAGGGATGTATTCAGGCGAGGAACAATACAATTGTGTGTGGTGGTGGGATTGTGGGGAAAGGAATTGGAAACATAATGTGTACACCATTCTAATAAGTTAATTGTATTTTAATAAATAAAACACAAATATTTCTACTTTACCTATACCCTAGGGAAACCTGCAGAACAGCACTGTCCGGGTATCTGATGAGGATATTGTTTACTCCATTGTACATTCAACCAGAAAAAACACTTTAAAGTCTACAGCACAAGCTCAAGATCAGGATATTGTACATTCCAAACTCCAGATACTCAATGAAGTACAGAACTGTAATGAAAATATTATCTATGCTCCAGTACAGAATAAGGAAACAGCATCTCGGTTTGACACAGTGATGCAACAGAATCCAGACGCTGTACatgccaaattttaaaaatccaatgtGGCTTCAGTGTGAGACAGCAAGGAAGCACAATCCAGACTTTGTAACAACACGATTGACTGTTGCAGAGCAAAATAACCAAATTCAACAAAATGTCCCATTTTAAAATTCATCCATTTGCGAAATGAGAATGATCTGCAGATAATTTAACTTGGTGACATTTGTAATTATGAACTCACAGCCAATTGTAGATTTGCGAGGCAACAGAGTTAAATGTGGGATAGTGCTTTCAAACGATGTACACTGccacaatgggccgaatggcctccttttgtgtTATATCATTCCATGTTGAGCAGAACTGATTTGCAGAAACACTGCCCCACAGAAGGGCAGAGTGTGagattttcacaacatgttttgCAATCATTGGGTGACCCTGAATAAAGTTTCCCAATATTTGATTCTGCCCATACAGTGCTCTGTCAGGAACTGTCATCAGGTGGAAACTTTTTATTCAGACATTGTGGTTAGATTTGTGCTTCAGTTGAATGAGTGCCACAATAAAAATACAAATTTGCAAAATTTACTCAACTGAATGCAAGTTTGAATGAACACATAATGCCTCAAACTACATTAATCGAACAATGGCACCTCAAAGAATCATTGCAGTGGGATTGACTTGAGTGTATTAGCCTTTATCATATACTGTATACATATAAGAATTTCTTACCATTTTCAGTCGATGATGCATGCAAAATAAACTTGATGGATTGAAAGTTTCTCAAAGAAAATACTGTGAAAAAGTCTGTAAAAATTAAATTCTACTATCTTAAATTTAATGTGAATTTGGGATCATCTTCTAAAACATCCTAATAATCTATTAAAATAATAAAGTATATTGCACTGATTTGTTCAAGAGATTACTGTCTGTTAATTGTATTGTAGACTTAAGTAATTACGGAATTTCAAATAAATATTATTAAATGTGGTAAAAGTACACATCATGAATAAACAATAATCTACATCTTATTAAGTTTAGAAAGGAAAAATACATATTAGGACAGCATTTGACACTTTTCACATAAGCATCTGAAATTGGTGGACAGGCAGGACTGGCtttgggtcaagattagagtggtgctggaaaagcacagcaggtcaggcagcatctgaggagcaggaacatcaacgtttcgggcaaaagcccttcgtctttcctgctccttgaatgctgcctgacctgctgtgcttttccagcaacactctaatcttgactctaatctccagcatctgcaatacccatTTCTGCCTAGGACTGGCTTTGGACTTGCCTCATCCCCATGATATACTGAAACATCATACCTTAACCTCCATGTGCTCCTTAACCATGAAATATCCTCTGAGAGACAATCAAAACAGAGCTGATGAGGGAAAAAGAATCTGGgcaattctctctcacacattcattcaattaaaagcCAGTTGAAAAGATCACACTGACCACTTGTTCACTAACTATAAATCCACTGAAACTTTCTCTGATGCAACCCTTCATTTCAAGTTCTGTTGACTCTGAATGTCTTCGCTTGGCAGTTCCACAGTGAAGTGCACTTTCAGTAGATGCCAGATTTGCCCAACTCAGACCTTTGAACCTATGGGGGCAATCAGAATCTTAAGCTGTAAGTTCAAACACAACATGTAGTCTCAGTTCCTTTTAACATCCAGAGCTGATTTATGAATCTTTAGATGTGGCTTAACAGTTGCTGCAAATGTCAGGCAGTCCAGACACTTAGACAGCAACGGAAGACATCGAGAGATGGCGTGCTGATGAGTTTCGGGGAAGGTTGTGGTGCAATAACACCAGCAGGAAAGGGGTCGAGTTTGGAGCAGTTGGAGACAAGCCGACCCTTAATTCTTAGGGCCCAAGAAATTTTCCTCTTCTTTCTCTAGCACCATAAATGTATGTTTTGAACTGCTGGAGGGTATCTATTTGGATTGATTCCACCATTGTCTCAGCTTCCCAGCTTCAAGAATATAACAGGAGCAATGGCAAGACATGGTCCTCTCCATGTTAAAAGTATTATTGATGGGATATAGATGTCACTGGCTAAGCCAaaatttattgaccatccctattTGTTCTGGAGAACtacctcttgaactgctgcagtccatgtgctgtaagaggcacaatgctgttaggaaagaAGTCCCTGGATTTGAGCAAGGTAAGGTTAAGCAAATTTAATAAGGACATGAAGCACGCTCACTTCAATATCCTCTTTCCAAATCCTAATGATTCAACTACAAAGGACTCAGGTGTTagaaaaaaaaaatttttaaTGAAAACTTGTCTCCATATGCTTCATAACTTTGGAGTGGAGTTCCTGTTGCTGAAATCATAGCAGCCCATTTTGGAACAACAATGAAATACAAGACAGTAGTGTGTGAGTTGTTTAGCACATGTGTTGAGATTGTTTTGTGTTGCCCAATACAGTAGAATAGTGCTAGTGATAAACGTCTTAACATTGAAGTATCAAGGATTCAAGCCTTAAATGTGTGACAGCTTCACCAAAGTGGTGGGCATGACCACATAAACATTTTTTAGCATCATCACAGCCAAGTCTCAGTTCACAACTGGTTTCAAAAGTAAGAACTCCATGGGGCAGTGATTAAAGGCAATGAAGCAAAAGCACAGAAAGATTTACTTGACGAAACTTCACACGGTTGGctggtttagagtcatagagtcatagagatgtacagcatggaaacagaccctttggtccaacctgtccatgccgaccagatatcccaacccaatctagtcccacctgccagcacccagcccatatccttccaaaccctttctattcatatacccatccaaatgcctcttaaatgttgcaattgtaccagcgtccaccac
Above is a genomic segment from Chiloscyllium punctatum isolate Juve2018m chromosome 23, sChiPun1.3, whole genome shotgun sequence containing:
- the LOC140494219 gene encoding uncharacterized protein, whose product is MVDKTRTAETGLCNSIQRRAGDSVTLPCKYTPRSHQNGYLDIEWALRSTNRNDSDKLILTLSGGRVYVTDGWQQRITFFSSNGTEGDASLRFMTLAVNDSGIYDCKVKVEGQIYQTVCNLTVQDNQNATEVTSVPSTNQETQHELRTVQQNNTNTGENSTSPTKGDTNASFHIIYVGIGFGISGFIILLIVLITCLKHKPSAAGLHRSRAVMNTAQQSEDFSFQGNLQNSTVRVSDEDIVYSIVHSTRKNTLKSTAQAQDQDIVHSKLQILNEVQNCNENIIYAPVQNKETASRFDTVMQQNPDAVHAKF